A genomic window from Vanessa tameamea isolate UH-Manoa-2023 chromosome 7, ilVanTame1 primary haplotype, whole genome shotgun sequence includes:
- the LOC113401218 gene encoding major facilitator superfamily domain-containing protein 9-like, with translation MSYTIPLLKFVAFLDLLAVGLIVPLIPNHVRQMGGNHIYIGLLGSIYAGFQLGSGPLIGSLSDIRGRKEILILTLLVCSIAYLILGLTNSIAVILIVRAVLGLFKQTQLLTKALVPDFEKNERKQSNIYGKMAAISGMGITLGPVIGGHIVEDYPIHGFSFIGGVVSICFLINAGLAMLLPNVNTPAKRKPDKSSSQNVFSTLLSCTKQSFVELSKVKWSKYWTIFMFQASNSFAMGVYYSSYALYLKTQFGLTPKHIGYVVSVQGVIGALSSFLIGYINSFYGHDEGYTLRNYHVFLLTTLSLLGICLSFNVIMYSILLIPLAIGNAVGRLVTLEMVLKRSHGDHRGTLIGASNSVRSLSGVVAPIIAGMVGEFLGVEYVLYPSFLSLLVGLIISYQYKNRHMKFD, from the exons atGTCTTATACAATTCCTCTTTTAAAATTTGTGGCTTTTTTg gaCTTGCTAGCAGTAGGTCTGATAGTGCCATTAATTCCTAACCATGTACGTCAAATGGGTGGTAATCACATTTACATTGGTCTTCTTGGTTCAATTTATGCAGGTTTTCAGCTAGGGTCAGGTCCCTTAATT GGCAGCCTAAGTGATATAAGAGGCCGCAAAGAAATACTTATCTTAACATTATTGGTATGTAGTATAGCTTATTTGATACTAGGACTTACAAATTCAATTGCAGTTATCTTGATAGTAAGAGCAGTTCTGG gtttatttaaacaaacacaGCTATTGACAAAAGCTCTAGTACCAGATTTTGAGAAAAATGAAAGAAAGCAGTCTAATATTTATGGAAAAATGGCTGCTATATCAGGAATGGGAATAACACTAGGGCCCGTTATTGGTGGACACATTGTTGAAGATTACCCTATACATGGATTCAGTTTTATTGGTGGAGTTGTgagcatttgttttttaattaatgcag gtCTTGCAATGCTACTACCAAATGTTAATACACCTGCCAAAAGGAAGCCTGACAAAAGCTCATCACAAAATGTTTTTTCCACTTTGTTATCTTGTACAAAACAATCTTTTGTAGAATTGTCAAAAGTGAAATGGTCAAAGTATTGgacaatatttatgtttcaagCTTCTAATAGTTTTGCTATGGGAGTCTACTATTCTAGTTATGCACTTTACTTAAAAACTCAATTTGGCCTCACTCCTAAACATATTGGCTATGTAGTTTCGGTACAAGGAGTCATAGGTGCATTATCTAGTTTTCTTATTGGCTACATAAACAGTTTTTATGGTCATGATGAGGGCTATACCTTAAGAAATTACCATGTATTTCTCCTTACTACTTTATCATTGCTAGGAATATGTTTATCCTTCAATGTTATTatgtattctattttattaattccattAGCTATAGGTAATGCAGTAGGCAGATTGGTAACACTAGAAATGGTATTGAAGAGAAGTCATGGGGATCATAGAGGAACTTTGATAGGTGCCTCAAACAGTGTTAGGTCTCTGTCCGGGGTAGTTGCACCAATAATTGCAGGGATGGTCGGGGAATTTCTTGGTgtagaatatgttttatatccTTCATTCTTATCTTTATTAGTGGGACTAATAATAAGTTATCAGTACAAAAATAGACATATGAAATTCGATTAA
- the LOC113401145 gene encoding large ribosomal subunit protein bL32m: MIPRLTYVINILKNLERNIIQSFGYPPKELALAYAHQKQVPRQSTKFTLKDLVGDGILLAVPKFRRTVEKRWKRKFGSPDYVWKMLVPKTNIAICNECGHHHERGRLCGNCYKRIETETKEIQAKIEEKLGNNKPIENDVIVLYDGEKLPDETKEFWQGKRIVEMKKERPQWFSKNLLQKTTQQPSDSKDVKPTDLA; encoded by the exons ATGATTCCTCGTCTCACATAtgtaatcaatattttgaaaaatttagaGAGAAACATCATACAATCATTTGGTTATCCTCCAAAAG aaCTGGCCTTAGCTTATGCTCATCAGAAGCAAGTACCGCGTCAATCGACTAAATTTACTCTGAAAGATCTTGTTGGAGATGGTATTTTGCTAGCCGTACCAAAGTTTAGACGGACTGTAGAAAAAAGGTGGAAAAGGAAGTTTGGAAGCCCAGATTATGTTTGGAAAATGCTTGTACCGAAAACCAACATAGCCATATGTAATGAATGTGGACATCACCATGAGCGTGGACGCCTTTGtg GAAATTGCTACAAAAGAATAGAAACTGAAACAAAGGAAATTCAAGCTAAAATTGAGGAGAAACTGGGAAATAATAAACCTATTGAAAATgatgttattgtattatatgatGGAGAAAAACTTCCTGATGAG ACTAAAGAATTCTGGCAAGGAAAGAGAATTGttgaaatgaaaaaagaaaGACCACAATGGTTTAGTAAGAATCTTCTGCAGAAAACAACCCAGCAGCCTTCAGATTCTAAAGATGTGAAACCTACTGACTTAGCTTAG
- the LOC113401181 gene encoding protein PET100 homolog, mitochondrial gives MGNWKLEVGRMAMYTSFPVALFFFFNQPTYFEEWVTNTKRQIFPPENKQDREAIQKLIQDMKRKQMRSIEGE, from the coding sequence atgggCAATTGGAAATTAGAAGTCGGCAGAATGGCTATGTACACGTCATTCCCAGTTgctctattttttttctttaaccaACCAACCTATTTCGAGGAATGGGTAACTAATACTAAACGCCAAATATTTCCACCAGAAAATAAGCAGGATCGAGAAGCTATACAGAAGTTAATACAGGATATGAAAAGGAAACAGATGAGATCAATTGAAGGAGAGTAA
- the Spn-f gene encoding protein spindle-F, with protein sequence MDSSSIVSFNNDSTYQTTIKADYNNVSVHELALHAMRDRCLLLQRRINTLETDNMRLKLDTTKARDKSPYTPLQEDEKLSLQLKIAELKKQKSQLLHHVFMVSCENKNLWNKLSSLKGSDKAINDHTKQPLVRTNTYIHSTPKYNSQSQEKYSDSSLEEISLKLINSYIQEKSQLVEQYEQMAQLQDEDDNILNVDSIGFTYMEDPATDSLKEIHSQTEKLQSLKKELSQQEKDLKIVVSRIETLMKDGLNCPTCLENKSKTSYANKETETSESLLYEKQLNSISYNNDFEDENTSINKISSAQEINSEPYDKMCPMCGEKFQKETVFTDFQSHVESHFVGNDNEADSIDNLDTLPDSFDNII encoded by the exons ATGGACTCTTCTTCAATAGTCAGCTTCAACAACGATTCAACGTACCAGACAACAATCAAAGCCGATTATAACAATGTTAGTGTTCATGAATTAGCGCTTCATGCTATGCGAGATAGGTGCTTGTTGCTTCAACGTAGAATAAATACTCTCGAAACTGATAACATGCGACTAAAACTTGACACAACGAAAGCTAGAGATAAATCACCTTATACGCCTTTGCAAGAAGATGAAAAACTGtccttacaattaaaaattgcagaactaaaaaaacaaaagtctcAGTTACTTCATCACGTATTTATGGTTTCTTGTGAAAACAAAAATTTGTGGAATAAGTTATCCTCTTTAAAAGGTTCAGATAAAGCAATAAATGATCATACCAAACAACCTCTAGTTCGTACTAACACCTATATTCATAGTACTCCTAAATATAATTCTCAATCTCAAGAAAAATATTCAGATTCAAGTTTAGAAgaaatatctttgaaattaataaatagttacattCAAGAAAAGTCACAATTAGTAGAGCAATATGAACAGATGGCTCAGCTTCAAGACGAAgatgataatattttgaatgtggATTCTATAGGATTTACTTATATGGAAGACCCTGCTACAGATTCACTTAAGGAAATTCATAGCCAAACTGAAAAATTACAAAGTCTCAAAAAAGAACTATCTCAACaagaaaaagatttaaaaattgttgtcTCAAGAATAGAAACTCTAATGAAAG atggcCTCAATTGCCCAACGTGTctagaaaataaatcaaaaacaagtTATGCAAATAAAGAAACAGAGACAAGTGAAAGtcttttatatgaaaaacaattgaattcaaTTTCATATAACAATGATTTTGAAGATGAAAATacatccataaataaaataagttctgCACAAGAAATCAATTCAGAACCATATGACAAGATGTGTCCTATGTGTGGAGAAAAATTTCAAAAGGAAACCGTTTTTACAGATTTTCAATCACATGTAGAGAGTCATTTTGTTGGTAATGATAATGAAGCTGATTCTATAGATAACTTAGATACTTTACCTGAttcatttgataatattatttaa